Proteins encoded by one window of Sphaerochaeta sp.:
- the nadD gene encoding nicotinate (nicotinamide) nucleotide adenylyltransferase, giving the protein MESRRTAMVGGSFDPVHLGHLHLIHTVLNRTDYRRIILVPVAHNNFKRDQRPAPADDRLAMLRLAVEAYASLYPDDPPREIVVDDCELVRGGVSYTADTARDIKERYALEGKLGVVMGDDLVSGLPAWHAFDELKRMVAFVVIRRQSVTPVVPQGVDIQFVGGDVFEDSSSEIRAQLASLGPDEPMPEETKALMPKGVAEYVEAHRLYRD; this is encoded by the coding sequence GTGGAATCCAGACGTACGGCAATGGTCGGCGGAAGTTTTGACCCGGTGCATCTGGGCCATCTGCATCTGATCCACACCGTTCTGAACCGGACGGATTATCGGAGGATCATTCTGGTTCCCGTCGCGCACAACAACTTCAAGAGAGACCAACGACCGGCTCCCGCAGATGATCGTCTTGCCATGCTCCGTCTTGCCGTTGAGGCGTACGCTTCCCTGTATCCGGATGATCCCCCGCGGGAGATTGTGGTGGATGACTGCGAACTGGTCCGTGGCGGGGTCTCCTATACGGCCGATACGGCGCGGGATATCAAAGAGCGGTACGCGCTTGAGGGAAAACTTGGTGTGGTGATGGGTGATGATCTGGTCTCCGGATTGCCGGCGTGGCACGCGTTTGACGAACTGAAACGGATGGTGGCGTTTGTCGTCATTCGGAGGCAGTCCGTCACACCGGTGGTTCCCCAAGGCGTGGACATCCAGTTCGTCGGGGGGGATGTGTTTGAGGACAGTTCCTCGGAGATACGTGCCCAGCTTGCCTCGTTGGGGCCTGACGAGCCGATGCCGGAAGAGACAAAGGCCTTGATGCCGAAGGGGGTGGCGGAGTATGTCGAAGCGCATCGATTGTACCGCGATTGA